Proteins encoded within one genomic window of Amorphoplanes friuliensis DSM 7358:
- a CDS encoding ammonium transporter yields the protein MTPGLALFYGGLNRSKGALNMMMMSFSSIGLVSVLWVLYGFTLAFGTNDSSGTNHVIGSFSQYFGTGTTWIGEEWMVAGAGTGIPTYVFMVFQMMFAIITVALISGALSDRLKFGGWILFAFGWFTLVYVPVAHWVWGGGWIGVNLGALDFAGGTAVHINAGAAALGLILVLGKRVGWPREAMKPHNVPFVALGAGLLWFGWFGFNAGSELTVDSITAVAFVNTQVATAAALLGWIIVEWLRDGKPTLVGASSGAVAGLVAITPACGFIAPLPAAVLGIIAGAVCALAVGLKYKLGYDDSLDVVGVHFVGGWIGSLGIGFFATTQVNAVAARESLFYGGGVDQLWRQFVGSAAVTVYSLVIAVVLALILKAVKVLRVDGETEVSGIDVAEHAESAYDFSPTTGSGSAFAMAGITPAGTTDGKSSVSEKVAG from the coding sequence ATGACACCGGGCCTGGCGCTGTTCTACGGTGGCCTCAACCGGTCCAAGGGCGCCCTGAACATGATGATGATGAGCTTCTCGAGTATCGGGCTCGTCTCCGTCCTGTGGGTCCTTTACGGCTTCACCCTGGCTTTCGGCACCAACGACAGCTCAGGCACCAACCACGTCATCGGTAGCTTCAGCCAGTACTTCGGCACCGGCACCACCTGGATCGGCGAGGAATGGATGGTCGCGGGGGCCGGCACCGGCATCCCGACCTACGTCTTCATGGTCTTCCAGATGATGTTCGCCATCATCACCGTCGCCCTGATCAGCGGCGCCCTCTCCGACCGCCTCAAGTTCGGCGGCTGGATCCTGTTCGCCTTCGGCTGGTTCACCCTCGTCTACGTCCCGGTCGCGCACTGGGTCTGGGGCGGCGGCTGGATCGGCGTCAACCTCGGCGCACTCGACTTCGCCGGTGGCACCGCGGTGCACATCAACGCCGGTGCCGCGGCGCTCGGCCTGATCCTGGTGCTCGGCAAGCGTGTCGGCTGGCCCCGCGAGGCCATGAAGCCGCACAACGTGCCGTTCGTCGCGCTCGGCGCCGGTCTGCTGTGGTTCGGCTGGTTCGGCTTCAACGCCGGCTCCGAGCTGACCGTCGACAGCATCACCGCGGTCGCGTTCGTCAACACGCAGGTCGCCACGGCTGCCGCGCTGCTCGGCTGGATCATCGTGGAGTGGCTCCGCGACGGTAAGCCGACGCTGGTCGGTGCCTCGTCCGGTGCGGTCGCCGGCCTGGTCGCCATCACCCCGGCCTGTGGTTTCATCGCCCCGCTGCCCGCGGCCGTGCTCGGCATCATCGCCGGTGCCGTCTGTGCCCTGGCGGTCGGCCTGAAGTACAAGCTCGGTTACGACGACTCGCTCGACGTCGTCGGCGTCCACTTCGTCGGTGGCTGGATCGGCTCCCTGGGCATCGGCTTCTTCGCCACCACCCAGGTCAACGCCGTTGCCGCCCGTGAGAGCCTGTTCTACGGCGGTGGCGTGGACCAGCTCTGGCGTCAGTTCGTCGGCAGCGCCGCCGTCACGGTCTACTCCCTCGTGATCGCGGTTGTGCTCGCCCTGATCCTCAAGGCCGTCAAGGTCCTGCGGGTCGACGGTGAGACCGAGGTGTCCGGCATCGACGTCGCCGAGCACGCCGAGAGCGCGTACGACTTCTCGCCCACCACGGGCTCGGGCAGCGCTTTTGCGATGGCCGGGATCACGCCGGCGGGTACCACTGACGGGAAGTCCTCCGTCAGTGAAAAGGTCGCCGGTTAA
- a CDS encoding [protein-PII] uridylyltransferase, with the protein MPSGGSLDTLRDHLGAAARVDRAAALDAWLQTLFPAHLTGVSLVAVGGLGRRDCAPYSDLDLVLLHNGTAGIDRIASALWYPIWDARLGLDHSVRTLPEALSVAHDDVKVSLGLLDARHVAGDAALSAELIAATSDQWRRTAVRLLPQLKEITASRWAAHGELAFLLEGDLKEAAGGLRDLTILRGIGRAGVADTMRPAVRAANLRLLDTRDALHLAVGRRVDRLVAQERAAVAELLGLDDGDALLRRVAGDARTIAHALDDAWRAADRLRSGRRRGTPAGAPARRPVARDVVEQDGELVLARTAIGPVPDPTLSLRVAAAAATVRLPIARATCEWLAAFCPPLPMPWPPAARAALVSLLGSGQGLLPTWEACDRYGLIDAWLPEWARLRSLPQHHPIHRFTLDRHLVQAAYEATAFTREVDRPDLLLIGAFLHDVGKGLPGDHSIVGAPIAADIATRIGLPPADVATIEKLVRLHLLLPDVATRRDLSDPVTITTVAEAVGDPATLDLLHALTRADSHATGPAAWSDWKGRLIAELVRRVHTALDTGALPTPPEPDPELLEGELPAVHLDGDRVAVAAADRRGLLGSVAACLAMHRLDVIAADASTVDGRAIVEFTTQPRYGSPADPVALAADLRRVAAGDVSVTQRLRARAMSARGGAAPRVVWHRGAATDAAVLELRAADSAGLLFRVASALDDAGAEVRAARISTLGGDVVDAFYLVGAWAEAADRDRVEAAVIAAV; encoded by the coding sequence GTGCCGTCCGGCGGCTCGCTGGACACATTGCGTGACCATCTCGGCGCTGCCGCCCGGGTCGACCGGGCAGCAGCGCTCGATGCGTGGTTGCAGACGTTGTTCCCCGCCCACCTGACCGGCGTCAGCCTGGTCGCGGTCGGCGGGCTCGGCCGGCGCGACTGCGCCCCCTACAGCGACCTCGATCTGGTGCTGCTGCACAACGGCACGGCCGGCATCGACCGCATCGCGTCCGCTCTCTGGTATCCCATCTGGGACGCGCGGCTCGGCCTGGACCACTCGGTGCGCACCCTGCCCGAGGCGCTCTCCGTCGCCCACGACGACGTCAAGGTTTCGCTCGGCCTGCTCGACGCCCGGCACGTCGCCGGTGACGCGGCCCTCTCCGCCGAGTTGATCGCGGCCACTTCCGACCAGTGGCGACGCACCGCCGTCCGCCTGTTGCCGCAGCTCAAGGAGATCACCGCGAGCCGCTGGGCGGCCCACGGCGAGCTGGCGTTCCTGCTGGAGGGTGACCTCAAGGAGGCCGCCGGCGGTCTGCGCGACCTGACCATCCTGCGGGGCATCGGCCGGGCCGGTGTCGCCGACACGATGCGTCCCGCCGTCCGCGCCGCCAATCTGCGCCTGCTCGACACCCGCGACGCCCTGCACCTCGCCGTCGGCCGCCGGGTCGACCGGCTGGTCGCCCAGGAGCGCGCCGCGGTCGCCGAGTTGCTCGGCCTCGACGACGGTGACGCCCTGCTGCGCCGGGTCGCCGGTGACGCCCGGACCATCGCGCACGCTCTGGACGACGCCTGGCGGGCCGCCGACCGGCTGCGCAGCGGTCGCCGCCGGGGCACGCCGGCCGGTGCGCCGGCCCGGCGCCCGGTCGCCCGGGACGTGGTCGAGCAGGACGGCGAGCTGGTGCTCGCCCGCACGGCCATCGGGCCCGTCCCCGATCCCACACTGTCGCTGCGGGTGGCCGCCGCGGCCGCCACCGTGCGGCTGCCGATCGCCCGCGCCACCTGCGAGTGGCTCGCGGCCTTCTGCCCGCCGCTGCCGATGCCGTGGCCGCCCGCGGCCCGCGCGGCGCTGGTCTCGCTGCTCGGTTCCGGCCAGGGACTGCTCCCGACCTGGGAGGCCTGCGACCGGTACGGCCTGATCGACGCCTGGCTGCCGGAGTGGGCACGACTGCGCAGCCTCCCGCAGCATCACCCGATCCACCGCTTCACCCTGGACCGCCACCTCGTGCAGGCGGCGTACGAGGCGACGGCGTTCACGCGTGAGGTCGACCGCCCGGACCTGCTGCTCATCGGTGCTTTCCTGCACGACGTCGGCAAGGGGCTGCCCGGCGACCACAGCATCGTGGGCGCGCCGATCGCCGCCGACATCGCCACCCGGATCGGTCTGCCACCCGCGGACGTCGCCACCATCGAGAAGCTCGTCCGGCTGCACCTGCTGCTGCCCGACGTCGCCACCCGCCGGGACCTCAGCGACCCGGTGACCATCACCACGGTGGCCGAGGCGGTCGGCGACCCCGCCACCCTCGATCTGCTGCACGCGCTGACCAGGGCCGATTCGCACGCCACCGGTCCGGCCGCCTGGTCGGACTGGAAGGGCCGGCTGATCGCCGAGCTGGTCCGGCGGGTGCACACCGCCCTGGACACCGGCGCGTTGCCGACACCACCCGAGCCGGATCCGGAGCTGCTCGAGGGTGAGCTGCCGGCCGTCCATCTGGACGGTGACCGGGTCGCTGTCGCCGCGGCCGACCGCCGGGGTCTGCTCGGCTCGGTGGCGGCGTGCCTGGCCATGCACCGCCTCGACGTGATCGCCGCGGACGCCTCGACCGTGGACGGCCGGGCGATCGTCGAGTTCACGACCCAGCCCCGGTACGGCTCACCGGCCGACCCGGTGGCACTCGCCGCGGACCTGCGCCGGGTGGCCGCCGGCGACGTGTCCGTGACGCAGCGCCTGCGGGCCCGGGCGATGTCGGCCCGGGGTGGTGCCGCGCCGCGGGTCGTCTGGCATCGTGGTGCCGCCACTGACGCGGCCGTGCTGGAGCTGCGTGCGGCCGACTCCGCGGGTCTGCTGTTCCGGGTGGCGTCCGCGCTGGACGATGCCGGCGCGGAGGTCCGGGCGGCCCGCATCTCGACGCTGGGCGGTGACGTGGTGGACGCGTTCTACCTTGTCGGGGCATGGGCGGAAGCAGCGGATCGGGACAGGGTCGAAGCGGCCGTCATCGCCGCGGTGTGA
- a CDS encoding CAP domain-containing protein gives MQKTLVRRLATLAMIPAALIGMIAIAAPAEAATVSMTTLQTQVVSLSNAERVKAGCKGLRVNAELLWAARGHSKFMATTGKFSHSGSGSSTFVARARAAGYTAARSENIAWGYRTASEVVKAWMKSPGHRHNLLDCGAKTFAVGVVYSSNGTPYYTQDFGSR, from the coding sequence GTGCAGAAGACCCTGGTCCGTCGCCTCGCCACCCTCGCGATGATCCCCGCCGCGCTGATCGGAATGATCGCGATCGCCGCCCCGGCCGAGGCCGCCACCGTCTCCATGACGACGCTGCAGACGCAGGTCGTGAGCCTGTCGAACGCCGAGCGGGTCAAGGCCGGCTGCAAGGGCCTGCGGGTCAACGCGGAGCTGCTCTGGGCGGCCCGCGGACACAGCAAGTTCATGGCGACGACCGGCAAGTTCAGCCACAGCGGATCGGGCAGCTCGACGTTCGTCGCCCGCGCCCGCGCCGCCGGTTACACGGCCGCTCGCAGCGAGAACATCGCGTGGGGCTACCGCACCGCGTCCGAGGTCGTCAAGGCGTGGATGAAGAGCCCGGGCCACCGTCACAACCTGCTCGACTGTGGCGCGAAGACGTTCGCCGTGGGCGTCGTCTACTCGTCCAACGGCACCCCGTACTACACCCAGGACTTCGGCAGCCGCTGA
- the ftsY gene encoding signal recognition particle-docking protein FtsY — MEYVVASLILLAVLVVGAIGLVVPRRRRRELPPPAGPSVPSVDELPPLIGEPEAPVVEEPVVEAPARPTIETPEPTAGRLVRLRARLSRSQSVLGRGLLSVLSRDHLDDDAWEEIEDSLISADVGVEATQALVERLKERVRVLGTRTVSEVRAQLAEELTAALDPGMDRSLRTTPHDGRPAVVLVVGVNGAGKTTTCGKVARVLIADGRTVLLGAADTFRAAAAEQLSTWGERVGAETVRGPEGGDPASVAFDAVKRGIEIGVDTVLIDTAGRLQNKVGLMDELGKVKRVVEKHGPVDETLLILDATTGQNGLEQARVFTDVVDVTGVVLTKLDGTAKGGIVIAVQNKLGIPVKLVGLGEGPDDLAPFEPAAFVEALLGTDA, encoded by the coding sequence ATGGAATACGTGGTCGCCTCCCTGATCCTGCTGGCGGTGCTGGTGGTCGGGGCCATCGGTCTGGTCGTGCCCCGGCGCCGCCGGCGCGAACTGCCCCCGCCGGCGGGGCCGTCGGTGCCGTCGGTCGACGAGCTGCCCCCGCTGATCGGTGAGCCCGAGGCTCCCGTCGTCGAGGAGCCGGTGGTCGAGGCTCCCGCCCGGCCGACGATCGAGACGCCGGAGCCCACCGCGGGCCGGCTCGTGCGGCTGCGGGCCCGGCTCAGCCGCTCGCAGAGTGTCCTCGGCCGTGGCCTGCTCAGCGTGCTGTCCCGCGATCACCTGGACGACGACGCCTGGGAGGAGATCGAGGACAGCCTGATCTCCGCCGACGTCGGCGTCGAGGCCACCCAGGCCCTGGTGGAGCGGCTCAAGGAGCGGGTCCGTGTGCTCGGCACCCGCACGGTCAGCGAGGTGCGGGCCCAGCTCGCCGAGGAGCTGACCGCCGCGCTCGACCCCGGGATGGACCGCTCGCTGCGGACGACCCCGCACGACGGCCGCCCCGCGGTGGTGCTGGTGGTCGGTGTCAACGGCGCCGGCAAGACCACCACCTGCGGCAAGGTCGCCCGGGTCCTGATCGCCGACGGCCGTACGGTGCTGCTCGGCGCGGCCGACACCTTCCGCGCCGCGGCCGCCGAGCAGCTCTCCACCTGGGGTGAGCGGGTCGGCGCCGAGACGGTCCGTGGGCCCGAGGGCGGCGACCCGGCCAGCGTGGCCTTCGACGCCGTCAAGCGCGGCATCGAGATCGGTGTCGACACTGTGCTCATCGACACAGCCGGCCGTTTGCAGAACAAGGTCGGCCTGATGGACGAGCTCGGCAAGGTCAAGCGGGTCGTGGAGAAGCACGGCCCGGTCGACGAGACGCTGCTCATCCTCGATGCCACCACCGGGCAGAACGGTCTGGAGCAGGCCCGTGTCTTCACCGACGTGGTGGACGTCACGGGTGTGGTGCTGACCAAGCTCGACGGCACCGCCAAGGGCGGCATCGTCATCGCCGTGCAGAACAAGCTGGGCATCCCGGTGAAACTGGTCGGTCTGGGCGAGGGCCCGGACGACCTGGCGCCGTTCGAGCCCGCCGCCTTCGTCGAGGCCCTGCTTGGCACCGACGCGTAG
- a CDS encoding DUF817 domain-containing protein, which produces MKQLFRFAVQEALSCIFAVAVFLLLAVSQVVETPLPRYDFLLAGCVLVTAVLWLTRLETGREVLVVALFHVVGLALELFKVRAGSWSYPEDAYTKVLGVPLYSGFMYAAVGSYLCQAWRRLDLVLHDYRPVATSIAAAGIYANFFTHHWLPDLRVLGALALLAATWRTTVSYRVGTVRYRMPLALAFVLIGGFLWLAENAATFLGAWQYPDQAEIWRMVHLSKFGSWALLVSVSFVLVASLKRLDRRRRGDGPSDYDEGPTVTSIDPPTLALATSRAYVKRSVAAWGRHPVCSTTT; this is translated from the coding sequence GTGAAACAGCTCTTCCGCTTCGCGGTCCAGGAGGCGCTGAGCTGCATCTTCGCTGTCGCGGTCTTTCTGCTGCTGGCCGTCTCCCAGGTCGTCGAGACACCCCTGCCCCGGTACGACTTTCTGCTCGCGGGGTGTGTGCTGGTGACCGCGGTGCTGTGGCTGACCCGGCTGGAGACCGGGCGCGAGGTGCTCGTCGTCGCGTTGTTCCACGTGGTCGGGCTCGCCCTGGAGCTGTTCAAGGTGCGCGCCGGCTCGTGGTCGTACCCGGAGGACGCGTACACGAAGGTCCTCGGGGTGCCGCTCTACAGCGGTTTCATGTACGCGGCCGTCGGCAGTTACCTGTGTCAGGCCTGGCGGCGGCTCGATCTGGTGCTGCACGACTACCGCCCGGTGGCGACGTCGATCGCGGCCGCCGGGATCTATGCCAACTTCTTCACCCACCACTGGCTGCCCGATCTGAGAGTGCTCGGTGCGCTGGCGCTGCTGGCCGCGACCTGGCGCACCACGGTGTCCTACCGCGTCGGGACCGTGCGCTACCGGATGCCGCTCGCCCTGGCCTTCGTGCTCATCGGCGGCTTCCTGTGGCTGGCCGAGAACGCCGCGACGTTCCTCGGCGCCTGGCAATATCCGGACCAGGCGGAGATCTGGCGGATGGTCCACCTCTCCAAGTTCGGCTCGTGGGCGCTGCTGGTCAGCGTCAGCTTCGTGCTGGTGGCGTCGCTCAAGCGGCTGGACCGGCGGCGCCGCGGTGACGGTCCGTCCGACTACGACGAGGGCCCGACCGTCACCTCGATCGACCCGCCGACGTTGGCCCTAGCGACATCCAGGGCGTACGTGAAGAGGTCTGTTGCCGCATGGGGGAGACACCCGGTCTGCTCGACGACTACCTGA
- a CDS encoding phosphotransferase has protein sequence MTQERDREIPLHGGNVSTVSKLGDTVRRNAGPWTPAVHSLLNHLQRVGFTGSPHALGMDDRGREVLSYLDGECGEYPLAPHWTTEEALVTVATMLRMFHDAQYGFQPPPGAVWRSFGPPPPDTEVICHHDAAPHNVVWRPDGTLALIDFDLASPGARIYDVAYAAWTWVPLFSDRDSYTLGWKRPNRPRRLRLFADAYGLIPRDRHRLVRTIRKRIVDHVEGIRRMAAAGDPAFVRIVHKGHLRRPMRDLRLLDYERHTLEYALR, from the coding sequence GTGACGCAGGAACGCGACCGCGAGATCCCTCTGCACGGCGGCAACGTCAGCACGGTCTCGAAGCTCGGCGACACCGTGCGGCGCAACGCCGGCCCGTGGACGCCGGCCGTGCACTCGCTGCTCAACCACCTGCAGCGGGTCGGTTTCACCGGCTCGCCGCACGCCCTGGGCATGGACGACCGCGGCCGCGAGGTGCTGTCCTACCTCGACGGCGAGTGCGGCGAATATCCGCTGGCCCCGCACTGGACGACCGAGGAAGCGCTCGTCACGGTGGCGACGATGCTGCGCATGTTCCACGACGCGCAGTACGGTTTCCAGCCGCCGCCGGGTGCCGTCTGGCGTTCGTTCGGCCCGCCGCCGCCGGACACCGAGGTGATCTGTCACCACGACGCCGCCCCGCACAACGTGGTCTGGCGTCCCGACGGCACGCTCGCGCTGATCGACTTCGACCTGGCCTCGCCCGGCGCCCGGATCTACGACGTGGCCTACGCCGCCTGGACCTGGGTGCCGCTGTTCAGCGACCGGGACTCCTACACGCTGGGCTGGAAGAGGCCGAACCGTCCGCGCCGGCTGCGGCTCTTCGCCGACGCGTACGGCCTGATCCCGCGGGACAGGCACCGCCTGGTCCGGACGATCCGCAAGCGGATCGTGGACCACGTCGAGGGCATCCGGCGGATGGCCGCCGCGGGGGACCCGGCCTTCGTGCGAATCGTGCACAAGGGACATCTCCGGCGACCGATGCGTGATCTCCGGCTGCTCGATTACGAGCGGCACACCCTGGAGTACGCCTTGCGGTGA
- a CDS encoding glycosyltransferase family A protein, with product MGETPGLLDDYLRIARYHVRLALPPTAIRIRSLDARQLLARSGLRESGSYEDLLAAARAGDSRWLKQRRREVKPAVLAGLAQTLAQQDMLSEDRVDSLAIYDLIRVALGANALPSAHQGLHAQLAFAWQGPERARELLRAYRQLSESVRTDLELDLANPFAGSGPVIPWLTAFRKMLPDPPLALEHKEGVPPFDRLTVAAAVPPVEEPERISVIVTSFHPDEGLITAVRSILDQSWRNVEVIIVDDASPPEYDAVLARAVALGSRIRLVKQPVNMGTYEARNAGLDAAEGEFAAFQDSDDWSHPRRLELQVRPLLDNRRLVATTSDGLGVSDDLLITRPGVRRGRFNPSSLLFRRALVMGRIGYFDRVRKAADSEYIGRMRAVYGERAVEHVESEPLALIRLSLGSLSRSEIRPYWMHPARTAYMSAYQHWHSRIAARTAKPHRPRDGSRRPFAAPDHLLRARGEDAGRPEYDVVVVADWRFLQGAQQSGLEEIRALVARGLRVAIMQTESLRPPARRRWPLCAPLQQLVNDGRVDQILPGDENRAELVIVRHAAVLQFPDGDPCLLRARQVMIVADEAPTRSEDLDRRYSPEDCSRAATRLFGPEPVWCPQDPQVRALLRAENVELTPYDLPAVINSERWSSNREGASAGLAVVGTDLSDEGVWPRDVREAVVVYESLGRWDVRLRLPDWPRTGYQLGGPRSHLVFDAADLDLRTFVHQLDFYLHFPSPERIETFSRPALEAAAHGCVVVMPERHAAVYGDAAVYCGPGEVEATLERYQSDRELFAEQSRRARAVVAKAHHPQLFVDRIAGIVTAPHPATPVQRSVQRAAGATR from the coding sequence ATGGGGGAGACACCCGGTCTGCTCGACGACTACCTGAGAATCGCCCGCTACCACGTGCGGCTGGCGTTGCCACCGACGGCGATCAGGATCCGCTCGCTCGACGCACGGCAGTTGCTCGCGCGTTCCGGCCTGCGGGAGAGCGGCTCCTACGAGGACCTGCTGGCCGCGGCGCGGGCCGGTGACAGCCGCTGGCTCAAGCAGCGCCGGCGTGAGGTCAAGCCGGCGGTCCTCGCCGGTCTCGCGCAGACCCTGGCCCAGCAGGACATGCTGAGCGAGGACCGGGTCGACTCGCTCGCGATCTACGACCTGATCCGGGTCGCGCTCGGTGCGAACGCGCTCCCGTCGGCGCATCAGGGGCTGCACGCCCAGCTCGCCTTCGCCTGGCAGGGGCCTGAGCGGGCGCGGGAGCTGCTGCGGGCGTACAGGCAGCTCAGCGAGAGTGTGCGCACGGACCTGGAGCTCGATCTGGCCAATCCCTTCGCGGGGAGCGGGCCGGTCATCCCGTGGCTCACGGCGTTCCGGAAGATGCTGCCCGATCCGCCGCTCGCGCTGGAGCACAAGGAGGGTGTGCCGCCGTTCGACCGGCTGACCGTCGCGGCCGCGGTGCCCCCCGTCGAGGAGCCGGAACGGATCTCGGTCATCGTGACCTCGTTCCACCCCGACGAGGGTCTGATCACGGCGGTGCGCTCGATCCTGGACCAGTCCTGGCGCAACGTCGAGGTGATCATCGTGGATGACGCCTCGCCGCCGGAGTACGACGCGGTGCTGGCCCGGGCCGTGGCGCTCGGCAGCCGCATCCGGCTGGTCAAGCAGCCCGTGAACATGGGTACTTACGAGGCGCGCAACGCCGGTCTGGACGCCGCCGAGGGTGAGTTCGCGGCGTTCCAGGACTCCGACGACTGGTCGCATCCGCGCCGGCTCGAGCTCCAGGTCCGGCCGCTGCTGGACAATCGCCGCCTGGTCGCGACGACGTCCGACGGCCTGGGTGTCTCCGACGACCTGCTGATCACGCGGCCCGGTGTGCGGCGCGGCCGGTTCAACCCGTCGTCGCTGCTGTTCCGCCGGGCGCTGGTGATGGGCCGGATCGGCTACTTCGACCGGGTGCGCAAGGCCGCCGACTCCGAGTACATCGGACGGATGCGGGCGGTCTACGGCGAGCGGGCCGTCGAGCACGTCGAGTCCGAGCCGCTGGCCCTGATCCGGCTGTCGCTGGGATCGCTGTCGCGGTCGGAGATCCGGCCCTACTGGATGCACCCGGCGCGGACCGCCTACATGTCCGCCTATCAGCACTGGCACTCGCGGATCGCCGCGCGCACGGCGAAGCCGCACCGGCCGCGGGACGGCAGCCGGCGACCGTTCGCCGCCCCCGACCACCTGCTGCGGGCCCGCGGTGAGGACGCCGGGCGCCCCGAGTACGACGTGGTCGTCGTCGCGGACTGGCGTTTCCTCCAAGGCGCCCAGCAGTCGGGCCTGGAGGAGATCCGGGCCCTCGTCGCCCGGGGACTGCGCGTTGCGATCATGCAGACCGAGTCGCTGCGGCCGCCCGCACGCCGCCGGTGGCCGCTCTGCGCACCGTTGCAGCAGCTCGTGAACGACGGCCGGGTGGACCAGATCCTCCCGGGTGACGAGAACCGGGCCGAGCTGGTCATCGTGCGGCACGCGGCGGTGCTGCAGTTCCCGGACGGCGACCCGTGCCTGTTGCGCGCCCGGCAGGTGATGATCGTCGCCGACGAGGCGCCGACGCGGTCGGAGGACCTCGACCGGCGGTACTCGCCCGAGGACTGCTCGCGGGCGGCGACACGGCTGTTCGGCCCCGAACCGGTGTGGTGCCCGCAGGATCCGCAGGTCCGCGCGTTGCTGCGCGCCGAGAACGTCGAGCTGACCCCGTACGACCTGCCGGCGGTGATCAACAGCGAACGGTGGTCGTCGAACCGCGAGGGTGCCTCCGCCGGGCTCGCCGTGGTCGGTACGGACCTCAGCGACGAGGGCGTCTGGCCCCGGGACGTGCGTGAGGCCGTGGTCGTCTACGAGTCGCTGGGCCGGTGGGACGTGCGGCTGCGGCTGCCGGACTGGCCGCGTACGGGTTATCAGCTCGGCGGACCGCGCTCTCACCTGGTCTTCGACGCCGCCGACCTGGACCTGCGCACCTTCGTCCACCAGCTGGACTTCTACCTGCACTTCCCGAGCCCGGAACGGATCGAGACGTTCTCGCGCCCGGCGCTGGAGGCAGCCGCGCACGGCTGTGTCGTGGTGATGCCGGAACGGCACGCGGCGGTCTACGGCGACGCCGCCGTCTACTGCGGACCCGGCGAGGTCGAGGCCACCCTCGAGCGGTACCAGAGCGACCGGGAGCTGTTCGCGGAGCAGAGCCGCCGGGCCCGCGCGGTCGTCGCCAAGGCGCACCACCCGCAACTGTTCGTCGACCGCATCGCCGGCATCGTCACGGCGCCGCATCCGGCGACACCCGTCCAGCGGTCGGTGCAGCGGGCGGCCGGCGCCACACGGTGA
- a CDS encoding P-II family nitrogen regulator, with translation MKLVTAVIKPYQLDAVKEALHALGVAGLTVSEVQGYGRQKGHTEVYRGAEYTVEFLPKIKVEVLTDEIDVEKVVDAVTTSARTGKIGDGKVWVTAVEDVIRVRTGERGLDAL, from the coding sequence ATGAAGCTGGTGACCGCGGTCATCAAGCCGTACCAGCTCGACGCGGTGAAAGAGGCTCTGCACGCGCTCGGCGTGGCGGGTCTGACCGTGAGCGAGGTACAGGGGTACGGACGTCAGAAGGGCCACACCGAGGTGTACCGGGGTGCCGAGTACACGGTGGAGTTCCTTCCGAAGATCAAGGTTGAGGTACTGACCGACGAGATCGACGTCGAGAAGGTCGTCGACGCCGTCACCACCTCGGCCCGTACGGGCAAGATCGGCGACGGCAAGGTGTGGGTGACCGCAGTTGAGGACGTGATCCGGGTGCGTACCGGTGAGCGTGGACTCGACGCTCTCTAG
- a CDS encoding O-methyltransferase, with amino-acid sequence MSSLVRFGGRLAVRLRSLTRPQAVVLMAILALCLGVWAAAATGHQGLAVSLVAVLLLGVLLGILHLSRWIGGVYRANQTANREMRTVVEQLQRRVVATVEKERLSAGDRHQDLTRTITRGLRQSGHGTDLLLRAQSREIEAMFQLFQQFTPRAPMPSSGDFALNPTDLLDLLHLVRLREPRLVVELGSGTSSVWLGYALEQYGGKLISLDHDADYARKTRAMLAAHGLNAVVEVREAPLRELTATGKTYQWYDTQALDDLTGVDLLLVDGPPAATGPDARYPALSVLEKRLASTATVVLDDANRQDERDAVLRWTQEVPGLTEEQRLLGRHAVLSYSRTGAPVSV; translated from the coding sequence ATGAGCAGCCTGGTCCGGTTCGGCGGTCGGCTGGCGGTGCGGCTGCGGAGCCTGACCCGTCCGCAGGCGGTGGTCCTCATGGCCATCCTGGCGTTGTGCCTCGGCGTGTGGGCCGCGGCCGCGACGGGACATCAGGGACTTGCTGTCTCGCTGGTCGCCGTCCTGCTGCTCGGGGTCCTGCTCGGCATCCTGCACCTCTCACGCTGGATCGGCGGTGTCTACCGCGCCAACCAGACCGCGAACCGCGAGATGCGGACGGTCGTCGAGCAGCTGCAGCGCCGGGTCGTCGCGACGGTCGAGAAGGAACGGCTCAGCGCGGGCGACCGGCATCAGGACCTGACCCGGACCATCACCCGCGGCCTGCGGCAGAGCGGGCACGGCACGGACCTGCTGCTGCGCGCGCAGAGCCGTGAGATCGAGGCGATGTTCCAGCTGTTCCAGCAGTTCACGCCGCGCGCGCCGATGCCGTCGTCGGGCGACTTCGCCCTCAACCCGACCGACCTGCTCGACCTGCTGCACCTGGTCCGGCTGCGCGAGCCCCGCCTGGTCGTGGAGCTCGGCAGCGGTACGTCGTCGGTCTGGCTCGGATACGCCCTCGAGCAGTACGGCGGCAAGCTGATCTCGCTGGACCACGACGCCGACTACGCCCGTAAGACCCGCGCGATGCTGGCGGCGCACGGCCTCAACGCCGTCGTCGAGGTGCGCGAGGCGCCGCTGCGCGAGCTGACCGCCACCGGCAAGACCTACCAGTGGTACGACACCCAGGCGCTGGACGACCTCACCGGCGTCGACCTGCTGCTGGTCGACGGGCCCCCGGCGGCGACCGGCCCCGACGCGCGCTACCCGGCGCTGTCCGTTCTCGAGAAGCGTCTCGCCAGCACCGCCACCGTGGTGCTGGACGACGCGAACCGGCAGGACGAGCGGGACGCGGTGCTGCGGTGGACGCAGGAGGTGCCGGGTCTGACCGAGGAGCAGCGGCTGCTGGGGCGGCACGCGGTGCTGTCGTACTCGCGTACCGGAGCTCCGGTCTCGGTCTGA